The Apium graveolens cultivar Ventura chromosome 10, ASM990537v1, whole genome shotgun sequence nucleotide sequence tataaattttaaatttaatttgaagtgaaatttttaagatataaaatttatttataatttaataataattactATAATTACATTTGATCATATCGATTAtcaacaaaaaaattattattttcgtctttaatataataataataatataaattatttttatgattaaGTTTCCACTTATATTTATTGTAATGGTATAAATATTTGATTTCGTAAAAATATAAATGATTTGATATCCCAAATTATTGTGAACGAAGGTTCAAGTTTCTGCAAGGCGGGCAATATTCTTGTGTAGTCCATTTTATTTTGGGCCATAAATTAAAGCCCAGTAGGCCGAATCTTAGACTAGTTCAATTGCCCAATTAAAAAAGGCAACTTACAATTTAAGTAGTCATGAAAGAACCCGTTAGCCCAAATAAGcttcaaaaatattttcaaaaacatACAAGTATTTGTTTTTTAAATAACAAGAATGCACCATCGCACAAAGACCTCACAATTCTATAATTGTTGCGCATTAATATTAGATGTCagagagttcaagtcattgataccattttattttatattatttttaactttttaacaaaaacaaataaaaaaatactATTTGAACAGGATTGAAATTTTTGAGTCTAAATTGTGTACGAAACCAATATTTGTCAAACATGAATTCCTTTAATCTCGCTGTCTTTGCATGGACCATTGCACATTTATCAAGAAACATTTTGAAAACAATCATAATCATTAATCTtatatttttttaacttaaaaATGTCTTGAGTTAGATTTAGATTTGTAAATGTTCGAGTTAGATTCTACTAACATAATAGGTATACAATTTAAATAGCTCATGAAAAATGATCCATAATTTAAAACTGAACACTAGTTCTAttaatttttggaaaaatattgaTACAAACAAATtttataattctatatatatatttttaaatggaTCATAGGAAGTATAAAGATGGAGTTGGTCAAATTTACAAGACTGGGGGTTCTCATTTGAATTTAACAGCCTTGAATATAAGGGCCCGGTTTAAATACATTTCAAATGTTAGTTTAAATTTTATCCGGTGAACAAGAAAATTCATGGACATTCAAATACTCAGTTGGTATTCAAATTTGGTAACTTAAAAACATAGTTAATGCAGGAACAAAAACAAGATGAGTAACAAATTACCCACCGGAAACTTACATATAGCAGATCTCAGGCATTATTTTTGTAATAATAGAGTCCAATGGTACATATATAAAATCTATATATGTCTACAGATATGACATATCATGGATGCGGTTTGGCAAGAACAGCCGGGAAATCAAGAAGCACGATCTTCTCAATTGCTGCAGAAAATGTAGCAGAAAACTGGAGATGGTTGGGATGGCTCATGAAAGCAGTGAAGTCTTCTTTGCTGCTGAATGTCATCAAGAATGCATGTGTGAATCCTTGTCTAAGCATCTCCATGCTTTCAATGTCCTCACCCCTGTTTCAAATCACAATTTAAACAATATATCTTCCACAACAAATTTTGCAAAATAGTACAGAACATTTGGTTCTCGCAAATTAaacaatatattaaaatttacCATTCGAAAGACTTGACAGCATCAATTTCCGAAGCAAGTTTCTCCAGGCCTTTGAGTATATCTTCCACCACGACATCATCCTTAAACTTAGCAACTACCAAGTGCTTAAATGCTGCCATTGCTTAAACCCTAGCAAAAAATGAGGCAAGAATGGAGATGATCACCTATTGCATCAAAATGTAGGGGctatatatacacataaacatTACTCCATGTTAAGTGAACACTTGTATTGTATTATAGATAGTCAAAACCCTAAAGTAAAAAATGCCCCCACTGCAGTTGTCCTAATGTGGGCTTGCTCTAAATATTTTGACAAAGAATATAATGGAGGGTCAGTGGTGCCTGCCATTAGCTTATTGGGAATCGGGAGTATTAGGATTGATAAATAATTTACAACAACACTATCATCAGAACACTGACTTCACATTTGTTGCTGGACTTTTCGATATGTCCTTACCATGTGCTTGGTCTGATTAGCTTTCTGTTACATTTGAATTTAAGTTATTTTTCTAAAACAGAGGTACTACCTGTGTTCTAACTTCTAAGTGCATATGTTACTCCTCTAAGTACGTACTTAAAAGCATTTTTCCCAAATTAAATTACGTTTTGAGCTGAAgggttcatatatatatatatatggttcaCAATATCTGGTTACTAGAGTATTGTAAAAAAaattgcttgaagaatctaacATACAGATTTTCTGTAAATTATTACAATGGTTTACCCACGCAACTTAAAAACGAAAACGAAAAAAACATAAATATATAGTTTCATGCTAGGTCTTGTTCTTCCTGAATGTTTTCTAAGACTCTGCTTCAAGTTATCGAGCCCTGATacttattttttctaaaaaaaacaGATTGAAAGTCATTCTGGCATTGTGTTCTAACGGAACATTGTGCTGTGGAAGAAAGCATTGTATAATGAGTTgcaggaaaaaaaattaaaaaaatgtcTATAACTGGTTTTAAAGTTGATATATATTCGATAGGCCTTTTGGATTCTTTTAATTTTGATCGGAGTAGGTGCTTGCTGCTTGCTCGCCGTCTACTTAAAAGAAAATATGGATTCAAAGTTTATTTAAGCTTAGGCTCTGTTtgggattgctgttaaaaattgctgtgctgttagaaaaagtgctgCTGGAAAAGGtgctgttgtaaaaatcagataactgtttggtaatttttttgattcgtatatgttttgatgtaaaaaattaaaaataataatgattttggtaaggtttgatggtgaaatcagcatctgcttcccgcaacagctgaaaatcagctttttctaaaagcatggagacttgctttctctaacagcagcttttaAGCCAAAAACACTTTTCAGAAAAgcagcttttaaattttaccaaacagttttttaactgtttttcaGCGAAAAGCTGCTGTTGAATACCAAACACACCCTTAGATTGCAGGTTAGGATATTTTTAATTCCGCAAGTCAACTTCTTTCACAAATTTCGACAAAGTTGTTTTTCTGCAAAAATTAAATTTCTCGTAGCTTTCTGGAAACACCTTGTTTTGCCTAATGATGCTGTTAGGTGTAAAAACAATGTGAAACTGGCTCACAGGACCAAAATCTCTCCTACATTCAGTATATTCAGCATCCACCGGCAACATTTCATTCCACTAAACTATTAGGCCATGCAGTACCTCATACCTCAGATGATCAAACAACAAAATGATAAAAATGTGACAATTATCGTGAAAAAATTCGACTTTGGATGAAGAATATCCATCCAGATCGTCCACTCCAAGTAGTTGCCGACAG carries:
- the LOC141692306 gene encoding stress-response A/B barrel domain-containing protein At5g22580, which encodes MAAFKHLVVAKFKDDVVVEDILKGLEKLASEIDAVKSFEWGEDIESMEMLRQGFTHAFLMTFSSKEDFTAFMSHPNHLQFSATFSAAIEKIVLLDFPAVLAKPHP